The following are encoded together in the Candidatus Atribacteria bacterium genome:
- a CDS encoding dipeptide ABC transporter ATP-binding protein, with the protein MENNLLLEVKNLKKYFPVRGGILSKVIGYVQAVDEISFDIKGGETLGLVGESGCGKTTTGRTIIRLLEPTAGKVDFEGENIFELSKEELRKARRNIQIIFQDPFGSLNPRMTVGDIVGESLTIHKIVKNKKEKDERVKHLLETVGLNAGHIRRYPHEFSGGQRQRIGIARALALNPKLLICDEPVSALDVSIQAQVINLLEDLQEKFKLTYLFIAHDLSVVKHISDRVAVMYLGKIVELTSTLELYDNPQHPYTEALLSAVPIPDPTLERQRIVLEGDVPSPFKPPTGCRFHPRCRYVLPICSQEEPKLFDIQDEHYVACHLRK; encoded by the coding sequence TTGGAAAATAATTTATTACTAGAAGTAAAAAATTTAAAAAAATATTTCCCTGTAAGAGGAGGAATATTATCCAAGGTAATAGGATATGTCCAGGCAGTAGATGAAATAAGTTTCGATATTAAGGGAGGAGAAACCCTGGGTTTAGTAGGTGAGTCGGGCTGTGGTAAAACTACTACTGGAAGAACAATTATAAGACTTTTAGAGCCCACTGCCGGAAAGGTTGATTTTGAAGGAGAAAATATCTTTGAATTAAGCAAAGAAGAGCTCAGGAAAGCAAGACGTAATATTCAAATAATATTTCAAGATCCTTTTGGTTCGTTAAATCCTCGAATGACCGTAGGAGATATAGTAGGAGAGTCATTAACTATTCATAAAATTGTTAAAAACAAAAAGGAAAAAGATGAAAGAGTAAAGCATCTATTAGAAACCGTAGGTTTAAATGCCGGACATATAAGAAGATATCCCCATGAATTTAGCGGAGGACAGAGACAAAGAATTGGTATTGCTCGAGCGTTAGCTCTAAATCCTAAATTACTAATTTGTGATGAACCAGTATCTGCACTTGATGTTTCTATCCAGGCGCAAGTAATCAATTTATTGGAAGATTTACAAGAAAAATTTAAGCTTACTTATTTATTTATTGCTCACGATTTGAGTGTGGTAAAGCATATTTCCGATAGAGTTGCCGTTATGTATTTGGGTAAGATTGTAGAATTAACCTCTACCCTTGAATTATATGATAATCCTCAACATCCCTATACAGAGGCGCTTCTTTCGGCTGTTCCCATTCCGGATCCTACCCTAGAAAGGCAAAGGATCGTTTTAGAGGGAGATGTCCCCAGTCCCTTTAAACCTCCTACAGGATGCCGTTTTCATCCTAGGTGTAGATATGTATTACCCATTTGTAGTCAGGAAGAGCCTAAATTATTTGATATACAAGACGAGCATTATGTAGCTTGTCATCTAAGAAAATAA
- a CDS encoding cation:proton antiporter (subunit E of antiporter complex involved in resistance to high concentrations of Na+, K+, Li+ and/or alkali): MINFIVTFLLSMLTYLILTASQGEVWGLWSIFEIITGIILSSIVAFLANKVLFQKRTYRMLNPFRWVIFLIYLIGPFFWAMAKANIDVAYRVITGKINPGIVKISPGLKTDLGITLLADSITLTPGTLSVDIDEKNNDLYIHWINVTTLKPTTQHICANFPQWIRRIAE, encoded by the coding sequence ATGATAAATTTTATTGTAACCTTTTTGCTTAGCATGCTTACCTACCTAATTCTTACAGCCAGTCAAGGAGAAGTATGGGGGCTATGGAGCATTTTCGAGATTATTACCGGTATTATACTTTCCTCAATTGTTGCCTTTTTAGCCAATAAGGTATTGTTTCAAAAAAGAACCTATAGAATGTTAAACCCATTTAGATGGGTTATTTTTTTGATCTATTTAATTGGACCATTCTTTTGGGCAATGGCTAAAGCAAATATTGATGTCGCTTATCGGGTGATTACCGGGAAAATAAATCCTGGTATTGTAAAAATATCTCCCGGGTTAAAAACCGATTTAGGGATAACTTTACTGGCAGATTCGATTACTTTAACCCCCGGAACCCTCAGTGTTGATATTGATGAGAAAAACAATGATTTGTATATTCATTGGATAAATGTTACCACCCTCAAACCCACTACCCAGCATATTTGTGCTAATTTTCCTCAATGGATAAGGAGGATTGCAGAATGA
- a CDS encoding cation:proton antiporter (subunit F of antiporter complex involved in resistance to high concentrations of Na+, K+, Li+ and/or alkali; in S. meliloti it is known to be involved specifically with K+ transport) produces MNEFFKIFIIPGGLLLIFMFLSLIRLILGPTVPDRVVALDTINTLVVAGMILVGAAYQEVIYIDVAIVYALLSYIGTLYVAKYLEGGPKE; encoded by the coding sequence ATGAACGAATTTTTTAAAATATTTATTATTCCCGGAGGATTATTGTTAATATTTATGTTTTTATCTTTAATTAGATTGATTTTAGGACCTACCGTTCCTGATAGAGTAGTTGCTTTGGATACCATAAATACTTTAGTAGTAGCGGGAATGATCCTGGTAGGTGCCGCTTATCAAGAAGTTATTTATATAGATGTGGCAATTGTTTATGCTTTATTATCTTATATTGGGACTTTATATGTGGCAAAATATTTGGAAGGAGGACCTAAGGAATAA
- a CDS encoding sodium:proton antiporter, with amino-acid sequence MKEMSRIVKTVTNFVYGFIIIFGFYIIVHGHLTPGGGFQGGAVVGSAFALLVVSYGSLNSTKFIKKDIFSLFENFGLIFFIVLGFSGLGITFFYNFLANSGSWFGDAALIGVNPGDINTGGVIPLMNIAVGLEVLSAFGVIVLTMASGAEFTKKKEKS; translated from the coding sequence ATGAAAGAAATGTCAAGGATAGTAAAGACTGTAACCAATTTTGTGTATGGTTTTATTATTATTTTTGGTTTTTATATCATAGTGCACGGTCACCTTACTCCTGGAGGAGGATTTCAAGGTGGTGCGGTAGTAGGATCTGCCTTTGCCTTATTGGTAGTTTCTTATGGTAGTTTAAATTCTACGAAATTTATAAAAAAAGATATCTTCTCACTTTTTGAAAACTTCGGTTTAATCTTTTTTATAGTATTAGGTTTTTCGGGATTGGGAATAACCTTTTTTTATAACTTTTTAGCCAATAGCGGGAGTTGGTTCGGTGATGCTGCTTTGATTGGTGTTAATCCAGGTGATATAAATACTGGAGGGGTAATTCCCCTGATGAATATCGCTGTTGGATTAGAGGTTTTATCTGCTTTTGGGGTGATTGTTTTAACTATGGCGAGTGGAGCGGAATTTACTAAGAAGAAGGAGAAATCATAA
- a CDS encoding ABC transporter ATP-binding protein, whose translation MENLLLQVKDLKTYFYTEDGVVKAVDGVDFTIRKGETLGMVGESGCGKSVTALSVLRLIQQPPGKIVSGQIWFKNEELLKKNPEEMRKIRGNDISMIFQEPMTSLNPVYTIGEQISEAIVLHQKLDKEKALKKTVEMLRLVSIPSPETRVHEYPHELSGGQRQRVMIAMALSCNPDLLIADEPTTALDVTIQAQILELIKKLKDEIGMSVLMITHDLGVIAEVSSDVVVVYAGKAVEYADVKTIFKNPKHPYTMALQNSIPRLTDKPGKKLEVIQGGIPDPLALPSGCKFHTRCKFALELCKKEEPELEKIEGNHIVRCWMYNKEKAINFKAIQETIGGTQK comes from the coding sequence ATGGAGAATCTACTGTTACAAGTTAAGGATTTAAAGACCTATTTTTATACAGAAGATGGTGTGGTTAAGGCAGTTGATGGTGTTGATTTTACCATAAGAAAAGGCGAAACGCTGGGCATGGTAGGTGAATCAGGCTGCGGAAAAAGTGTGACTGCCCTTTCTGTATTAAGGTTGATCCAGCAGCCACCCGGGAAGATCGTTAGCGGTCAAATTTGGTTTAAGAACGAAGAATTATTAAAGAAAAATCCCGAAGAAATGAGAAAGATCAGAGGGAACGATATTTCCATGATCTTCCAAGAACCCATGACCTCCTTAAATCCTGTATATACTATCGGTGAACAGATTTCAGAAGCTATAGTACTCCATCAAAAATTAGATAAAGAAAAAGCCTTAAAAAAAACTGTAGAGATGTTAAGATTGGTAAGTATACCTTCCCCCGAAACCAGAGTTCATGAATATCCCCATGAATTAAGTGGAGGACAAAGACAGAGAGTAATGATTGCCATGGCCTTGTCTTGTAATCCGGATTTATTGATTGCAGACGAGCCAACCACCGCTTTAGATGTTACCATTCAAGCTCAAATTTTAGAACTGATCAAGAAATTAAAAGATGAAATTGGTATGTCAGTTTTAATGATTACTCATGATTTGGGTGTAATTGCTGAAGTATCCTCTGATGTAGTAGTGGTATATGCTGGCAAAGCGGTAGAATATGCAGACGTAAAAACTATCTTCAAAAATCCGAAACATCCTTATACCATGGCTCTCCAAAATTCCATTCCTCGTTTAACAGATAAGCCCGGGAAAAAACTTGAAGTTATTCAAGGAGGGATTCCTGATCCTTTGGCTTTACCTTCCGGATGCAAGTTTCATACCCGTTGTAAATTTGCTTTAGAACTTTGCAAGAAAGAAGAACCTGAACTTGAAAAAATAGAAGGTAACCATATTGTACGCTGTTGGATGTACAACAAAGAGAAAGCAATAAATTTCAAAGCTATTCAGGAAACCATAGGCGGTACCCAGAAATGA
- a CDS encoding DUF4040 domain-containing protein produces MSSFVEIIHISTLTMMIIAGFLAVVLKKLLPSIVALSVASLLLSLEFYILHAPDVAIAEAAIGAGLTMAIFIFAVRGTR; encoded by the coding sequence ATGAGTTCCTTTGTTGAGATAATTCATATTTCTACCTTAACAATGATGATAATTGCCGGCTTTTTAGCAGTAGTTTTAAAGAAATTATTGCCATCGATAGTGGCTTTATCGGTAGCCAGCCTACTTCTTTCCTTGGAATTTTACATTTTACATGCTCCCGATGTAGCTATTGCGGAAGCAGCTATAGGAGCAGGATTAACCATGGCAATATTTATTTTTGCTGTTAGAGGAACTAGATAA
- a CDS encoding hydrogenase, with protein MLGLLETGSGFWSAIIWILLVLVIGCAVFYIRNKGEDSYKKNTEQDKPFISGNPEENKENSHLSASHIYWGFTEALKSYYDPLVKMHTGNINDYSSLIITITVIILIIIGVNG; from the coding sequence ATGTTAGGGTTATTAGAAACAGGGAGCGGTTTTTGGAGTGCAATAATTTGGATATTACTGGTATTGGTTATTGGATGCGCAGTATTTTATATTAGAAATAAAGGTGAAGATAGTTATAAAAAAAATACAGAACAGGATAAACCTTTTATTTCCGGTAATCCAGAAGAAAATAAGGAGAATTCCCATTTAAGTGCGAGCCATATCTATTGGGGATTTACAGAAGCATTGAAGAGTTACTATGATCCTTTAGTAAAAATGCACACTGGTAATATAAACGATTACAGTAGTTTGATAATTACAATAACAGTGATTATATTAATTATTATAGGAGTGAATGGATAA
- a CDS encoding cation:proton antiporter (subunit G of antiporter complex involved in resistance to high concentrations of Na+, K+, Li+ and/or alkali), whose translation MEVLLTILYIFLGVGVFFNCLGSVGLLRFPDVYTRLHAATKATTFGSIFTSLAVIVYSFSQSNITADPKFRVLALHTIVALVCLIITNPTGAHAIARAAHRSGVMPKQAVIDELKEAKLK comes from the coding sequence ATGGAGGTATTGTTAACCATTTTATATATTTTTTTGGGAGTTGGGGTATTTTTTAATTGTTTAGGTTCAGTAGGACTACTTAGGTTTCCTGATGTTTACACCAGACTTCATGCTGCAACAAAAGCTACTACTTTCGGATCAATCTTTACTTCTTTAGCGGTTATAGTCTATAGTTTTTCACAATCAAATATTACCGCGGATCCTAAATTTAGAGTCCTTGCTCTTCATACTATTGTAGCATTAGTTTGTTTGATAATTACCAATCCTACCGGGGCACATGCAATTGCCCGAGCAGCTCATCGTAGCGGTGTAATGCCTAAACAAGCAGTCATTGATGAATTAAAGGAGGCCAAATTAAAATGA
- a CDS encoding NADH-quinone oxidoreductase subunit B — protein sequence MDKVKLNKYFERSLWVFHLNTGSCNGCDIEIVAGLTPRYDLERFGIKLVGSPKHADVLLVTGPVTNKMLDRVKRVYEQTPDPKAVIVVGACGTSGGVFYNSYNLSGSVDQVIPVDVYVPGCPPRPEAIINGVLQAWIKLENLRESLRVAPAK from the coding sequence ATGGATAAAGTGAAATTAAATAAATATTTTGAAAGATCTCTCTGGGTTTTTCATCTAAATACAGGTTCTTGTAATGGTTGTGATATTGAAATTGTTGCCGGGTTAACTCCTCGATATGATTTAGAAAGGTTTGGGATCAAATTAGTGGGTAGCCCTAAACATGCAGATGTCTTGTTAGTTACCGGACCGGTAACTAACAAAATGCTCGACCGAGTAAAACGTGTATATGAACAAACTCCTGATCCCAAAGCTGTTATAGTGGTTGGGGCCTGTGGAACAAGTGGGGGAGTCTTTTACAACTCTTACAATCTATCGGGTTCGGTCGACCAAGTTATTCCGGTAGATGTTTATGTCCCGGGATGTCCTCCTCGGCCGGAAGCTATAATAAATGGCGTGTTACAAGCCTGGATAAAATTAGAAAACTTAAGAGAAAGTTTGAGAGTTGCTCCAGCGAAAT
- a CDS encoding NADH:ubiquinone oxidoreductase, with protein MNLSNHIPILIIAVPLFAAFFVPLINRISKKNTGVFSALALSISLILTIALALKVLTVGTQVYVFGATSPTLALPSGLKFPIRIMLEVDAMSIFMGLITAVVSFLGAIYSLSFIKKYDGVDKYYSLLLLLTVGMFGMELTGDIFNFFVFLEIASIASVALISFRGIDFGEPAEAGFKYMVVSSISALMVLFAVGIFYGQYDILNFAAIASVIKYSQLDKIALGLLIPVLAMKAGAVPMHMWTPDAYSEAPAPITMILVAASQASLYALFRVVFSLYNISLNALTVGWIIIIFGLLSMFIGVTMAIIQKDIKRLMAYHAVSQTGYMLLGVGVGLAVLANPEALKDYGITAMEGGIFHIMNHAMYKGLLFLTAGALYFRTGTRDLNKMGGLAHYMKYTTIFFIIGAAAIAGLPPFNGFASKLLIYESVYRFNPLLSIIAMVVSILTLASFVKVFHSAFLGPKLPQFKEVKETPRTMVFAMAVLSCIIVFFGLFPDLIVKNLVHPAVMSLIEQLQYTGTVLGGM; from the coding sequence ATGAATCTATCAAATCATATTCCTATATTAATAATAGCTGTACCTCTATTTGCAGCTTTTTTTGTACCTCTTATCAATCGGATAAGCAAAAAAAATACGGGGGTGTTTAGCGCGCTTGCTTTGAGCATAAGCTTAATTTTAACTATTGCATTAGCGCTGAAAGTATTGACAGTTGGCACCCAAGTATATGTATTTGGTGCAACATCTCCTACCCTGGCTTTACCCTCCGGTTTAAAATTCCCCATTAGAATTATGTTAGAAGTAGATGCGATGAGCATATTTATGGGTTTAATAACGGCAGTAGTTTCTTTTTTGGGGGCAATTTACTCTTTATCTTTTATAAAAAAATATGACGGGGTGGATAAATATTATTCCCTTTTATTACTTTTAACGGTAGGCATGTTTGGAATGGAGCTTACCGGTGATATATTTAACTTTTTTGTCTTCTTGGAAATCGCTTCTATCGCTTCGGTTGCTCTTATTTCTTTCCGAGGGATCGATTTCGGTGAACCAGCAGAAGCTGGTTTTAAATATATGGTAGTCAGTTCAATTTCTGCTCTTATGGTCTTATTTGCGGTAGGAATATTTTACGGACAATATGATATTCTTAATTTTGCAGCTATAGCAAGCGTAATTAAATACTCGCAATTAGACAAGATTGCCTTAGGCCTTTTAATACCGGTACTGGCTATGAAAGCGGGAGCGGTACCGATGCATATGTGGACACCGGATGCTTATTCTGAAGCACCAGCACCGATTACCATGATATTGGTTGCTGCTAGTCAAGCCAGTCTCTATGCTTTATTCAGAGTAGTTTTTTCTTTATATAATATTTCCTTAAATGCCTTAACTGTCGGATGGATTATTATTATTTTTGGTCTTTTATCTATGTTTATTGGAGTGACTATGGCTATTATTCAAAAGGATATAAAGAGGCTTATGGCTTATCACGCTGTTTCTCAGACAGGCTATATGCTTCTGGGTGTAGGTGTAGGATTGGCTGTTTTAGCTAACCCGGAAGCTTTAAAGGATTACGGTATTACCGCCATGGAGGGTGGAATATTTCATATTATGAATCATGCCATGTATAAAGGATTGTTATTTTTAACCGCTGGCGCTTTATACTTTAGGACAGGTACAAGAGATCTGAATAAGATGGGTGGATTAGCACACTATATGAAATATACTACCATCTTTTTTATAATTGGGGCAGCAGCTATTGCCGGTCTTCCGCCCTTTAATGGTTTTGCTTCTAAGCTTTTAATTTATGAGTCTGTATATCGCTTTAATCCTTTGCTTTCTATTATAGCTATGGTAGTTAGTATTTTAACTTTAGCATCATTTGTTAAAGTATTTCATAGTGCATTTTTAGGTCCTAAACTACCTCAATTTAAAGAAGTCAAAGAAACTCCACGCACTATGGTATTTGCTATGGCCGTTTTATCCTGTATTATAGTATTTTTCGGATTATTTCCGGATTTAATAGTAAAAAATCTTGTGCATCCTGCGGTAATGTCGTTAATAGAGCAATTACAATATACCGGCACAGTATTAGGAGGTATGTAA
- a CDS encoding cation:proton antiporter (subunit C of antiporter complex involved in resistance to high concentrations of Na+, K+, Li+ and/or alkali), whose translation MIGNLPYVAVVIFIGLGIYTLMFKKNLIKIAIGICLIENGVNLFLITLGYRKEAIAPIYTQAPSGQSMVLPTPQALTLTSIVIGIATTALILSIAMMIYKHYGSLDTDQVRRLKG comes from the coding sequence ATGATAGGTAATTTGCCTTATGTCGCGGTAGTAATATTTATTGGATTAGGAATTTATACTCTTATGTTTAAGAAAAATTTAATTAAAATTGCAATTGGCATATGCTTAATTGAAAATGGGGTAAATCTATTCTTAATTACTTTAGGGTATAGAAAAGAAGCTATTGCTCCGATTTATACCCAGGCGCCCTCCGGACAGTCAATGGTCTTACCAACTCCTCAAGCATTAACTCTTACCAGCATAGTAATAGGTATCGCAACCACTGCCCTAATATTGTCGATTGCTATGATGATTTATAAACACTATGGGAGTTTGGATACAGATCAGGTAAGGAGGCTAAAAGGATGA
- the hypA gene encoding hydrogenase maturation nickel metallochaperone HypA — protein sequence MEKNMHEGSIAQNLLNIAIEKAKEYKANKITLIRVKVGEFTGINQTALEFAFNDFSQDTIAEKASLKIMSSPLLGKCRKCNEVFEIKKDYFKCLKCHSLEIDIISGEDLYIEDIEIE from the coding sequence ATGGAGAAAAACATGCATGAAGGTTCTATTGCTCAAAATTTATTAAACATTGCCATAGAAAAAGCTAAAGAATATAAAGCAAATAAGATAACTCTTATTAGAGTAAAAGTTGGAGAATTTACCGGAATAAACCAAACTGCTTTAGAGTTTGCTTTCAATGATTTTAGTCAGGACACGATTGCGGAAAAAGCGTCTTTGAAAATAATGTCCTCTCCTTTACTGGGAAAATGCCGAAAGTGTAATGAAGTTTTTGAAATTAAAAAAGATTATTTTAAATGTTTGAAATGTCATAGTCTAGAGATAGATATAATTTCCGGTGAAGATTTGTATATTGAAGATATTGAAATAGAATAA
- the secG gene encoding preprotein translocase subunit SecG: MSIVLMIVQIIISLALILVVMLQHRKSSRASGIFGGGTIADYGGKKGKETLLMKITTVIAVLFMLSSLLLGLIK, from the coding sequence GTGTCAATAGTTTTAATGATAGTTCAGATTATAATAAGCTTAGCTTTGATTTTAGTGGTGATGCTCCAGCATAGAAAATCGAGCAGGGCTTCAGGGATATTTGGTGGGGGAACAATCGCAGATTATGGCGGAAAGAAAGGCAAAGAAACATTATTAATGAAAATTACTACTGTTATTGCAGTGCTTTTCATGTTATCTTCGCTTTTACTTGGTTTAATTAAATAG